In Candidatus Desulforudis audaxviator MP104C, a genomic segment contains:
- a CDS encoding FIST signal transduction protein has product MKVGTGYSRILHSREAGRQAAAQALKEIGAQPVVTFVFTTEGYDQEQVLDSVLSEVGNSRVIGASSAGIITSDGIFEDGVNVMVLSGSGIEAVTATEGFQPEAPGKTGRSLGQNLLAAKAATGGTVFVFPDGLAGNIALMLRGLYEVMGPDFQYVGGGTGDNLRFLKTYQFTESGVSSGSVAAALVTGVTVGTGVGHGWEPVGSPLVITKAEDKFIHELDERPAFSVYSERLGGIELSRFPEYGMRHPLGIVDAVGRFIVRDPIRAFPNGTLELVTEVPSKAVAYLMEGRKENLAGAARDVFRAALSAVGEPKFALLFNCVSRFLLVRNEVDDVGIGREALGPSVPMAGILTFGEVGTYTDVPLFHNKTMVVAIGGQPR; this is encoded by the coding sequence ATGAAGGTCGGCACAGGATACAGTCGCATCTTGCATTCAAGGGAGGCTGGTAGACAGGCTGCGGCCCAAGCCTTGAAAGAAATCGGCGCGCAACCGGTAGTCACCTTTGTCTTCACCACCGAGGGTTACGACCAGGAACAAGTCCTGGACTCTGTCCTGTCCGAGGTGGGCAACTCCCGGGTGATTGGGGCATCAAGTGCCGGGATTATCACATCCGATGGGATATTTGAGGACGGCGTCAACGTTATGGTCCTTTCCGGTTCCGGCATAGAAGCCGTCACCGCCACCGAGGGTTTCCAGCCCGAGGCACCCGGAAAAACGGGGAGGAGCCTTGGACAAAATCTCCTGGCGGCGAAAGCGGCAACCGGCGGAACGGTCTTCGTCTTCCCCGACGGTTTAGCCGGAAATATCGCCCTGATGCTCCGCGGGCTGTACGAAGTCATGGGCCCGGACTTCCAATACGTGGGTGGGGGCACAGGAGATAACTTGCGTTTTCTGAAGACCTACCAGTTTACTGAAAGCGGCGTGTCCAGCGGCTCGGTGGCGGCGGCGCTGGTTACGGGCGTGACTGTCGGTACCGGTGTCGGGCACGGCTGGGAACCCGTAGGGTCACCGTTGGTCATCACCAAGGCCGAAGACAAGTTCATCCACGAACTCGACGAGCGCCCCGCGTTTTCCGTCTATTCTGAGAGACTGGGCGGAATCGAACTATCCAGGTTCCCCGAGTACGGCATGCGCCACCCCTTGGGGATAGTTGATGCCGTGGGCCGTTTTATTGTCCGCGACCCGATTCGTGCTTTCCCCAACGGCACCCTGGAACTCGTCACCGAAGTGCCGTCCAAAGCCGTGGCCTATCTTATGGAAGGCCGAAAGGAAAACCTCGCCGGAGCAGCGCGAGACGTGTTTCGGGCGGCCCTGAGTGCGGTAGGGGAGCCCAAGTTCGCTCTGCTCTTTAATTGCGTCTCGCGTTTCCTACTGGTGAGAAACGAGGTAGACGATGTGGGTATCGGGAGGGAAGCCCTTGGACCCTCGGTGCCGATGGCCGGCATCCTGACGTTCGGCGAGGTAGGCACCTACACTGACGTACCGCTTTTCCACAACAAAACGATGGTGGTAGCAATCGGGGGTCAGCCCCGGTGA
- a CDS encoding HAD family hydrolase, producing MPKGRIRPSRPLKAIVFDLDGTLTPVGSVWQHIHERLGTWEEGGLVSLGAFLTGRISYLEFAIRDAALWKGVRRERLEEIVNEIPLRRGARETIGALRREGYRLALLSSGLDVLAHRVAEKLGFEVCISNRLGFTNGVLDGRVSIYVTWDGKPRHIPGICRLFGVEPSETAAIGDSAGDAFLFPEVGLGVAFNADPKVAVQADIAVEDDDLRALLPLFTPREAGD from the coding sequence TTGCCCAAGGGGCGAATCAGACCATCACGACCGTTAAAGGCCATCGTCTTCGATCTCGACGGCACACTCACTCCGGTGGGCAGTGTGTGGCAGCACATCCACGAGCGCCTGGGCACCTGGGAAGAGGGCGGCCTGGTGTCCCTGGGGGCTTTTTTGACCGGCCGGATCAGCTACCTGGAATTCGCCATCCGGGATGCGGCCTTGTGGAAGGGTGTCCGGCGGGAGCGGCTTGAGGAAATCGTTAATGAGATTCCCCTGCGCCGGGGAGCCCGGGAGACTATCGGGGCGTTGAGGCGGGAGGGGTACCGTTTGGCCCTGCTGTCGTCCGGGCTGGACGTGCTGGCCCACCGGGTGGCGGAGAAGCTGGGATTCGAAGTGTGTATCAGCAACCGTCTCGGTTTTACCAATGGGGTGTTGGACGGACGAGTCTCGATCTACGTGACGTGGGACGGGAAACCACGGCACATCCCCGGAATCTGCAGGCTGTTCGGGGTGGAACCCTCGGAGACGGCCGCCATCGGAGACAGTGCCGGCGACGCCTTCTTGTTTCCGGAAGTAGGTTTGGGCGTCGCCTTCAACGCCGATCCCAAAGTGGCGGTGCAGGCGGATATTGCGGTTGAGGACGATGACCTGCGGGCGTTGCTGCCCCTCTTTACCCCACGCGAGGCGGGGGACTGA
- a CDS encoding secondary thiamine-phosphate synthase enzyme YjbQ → MSLFTFELRSSQREELIDVTERVWAAVSRSGVTDGLCCLWVPHTTAAVCVNEAADPSVARDILDYLRQAVPQRGDYRHLEGNSDAHIKSTLVGAAETIPVQAGKLVLGTWQGIFFCEFDGPRTRRLHVKVTAG, encoded by the coding sequence ATGAGCCTTTTCACCTTTGAGCTGCGCAGCAGCCAGCGCGAGGAACTCATCGACGTCACCGAACGGGTGTGGGCCGCCGTAAGCCGGAGCGGGGTCACCGATGGCCTGTGTTGTCTCTGGGTCCCGCACACCACAGCCGCCGTTTGTGTCAATGAAGCCGCCGATCCCTCGGTGGCCCGGGACATTCTGGATTATCTCCGGCAGGCGGTGCCCCAACGGGGAGACTACCGTCACCTGGAGGGCAATTCGGACGCCCACATCAAGTCCACTCTGGTCGGCGCGGCGGAAACCATTCCGGTACAGGCCGGGAAACTGGTGCTAGGCACCTGGCAGGGCATCTTCTTTTGCGAGTTTGACGGGCCGCGCACCCGGCGGCTGCACGTGAAAGTGACCGCCGGATAA
- a CDS encoding stage II sporulation protein M: MARLHLGTGFLAAVIIFTAGTIAGWVFSRVIAPLLVPSLENLVTTAEKTMGLNPEIGHLALSAFIFLKNLSVTAILVFVGHVACALPAMFILVVNGLLVGLLARYFVEAGLPPAAFVAGIAPHGVIELPALFLAAGLALAIAAQQLKGGVTPGFGRRLDFLLRVVTPLLAAAAVVEVYITPLVINRFAP, from the coding sequence ATGGCTCGTCTTCATCTTGGAACCGGATTCCTCGCGGCGGTGATAATCTTTACGGCGGGAACGATTGCCGGCTGGGTGTTTTCCCGGGTAATCGCCCCACTGCTGGTGCCGTCACTGGAAAACCTGGTCACGACGGCCGAGAAGACCATGGGGCTTAACCCTGAAATAGGGCACCTTGCCTTGTCTGCTTTCATTTTCCTGAAGAACCTGTCGGTGACCGCCATTCTCGTGTTCGTCGGGCACGTAGCCTGCGCCCTGCCAGCCATGTTCATCCTGGTCGTGAATGGTCTTTTGGTCGGGTTACTGGCCCGGTACTTTGTCGAGGCCGGACTGCCGCCCGCGGCTTTCGTGGCCGGGATCGCCCCCCACGGGGTCATCGAACTCCCCGCCCTCTTTCTCGCGGCCGGTTTGGCTCTGGCCATCGCCGCTCAGCAGCTCAAGGGCGGGGTGACTCCCGGATTCGGCCGGCGCCTGGACTTCCTGTTGCGGGTAGTCACACCCCTGCTGGCCGCCGCCGCGGTGGTGGAGGTGTACATCACCCCGCTGGTCATCAACCGCTTTGCCCCCTGA
- a CDS encoding YlzJ-like family protein — MILYTVLDIESVLGEPAGAEGVLENAVVDGVPVLVRRSKAGNVFLERVLSTDPYDFLRPELTPGSTLYL, encoded by the coding sequence GTGATTCTGTACACCGTCCTGGACATTGAAAGCGTACTGGGTGAGCCGGCCGGTGCGGAGGGGGTGCTGGAAAATGCCGTGGTGGACGGCGTTCCGGTATTGGTGCGGCGCTCGAAGGCCGGGAACGTGTTCCTCGAGCGGGTGTTGAGCACGGACCCGTACGATTTCCTGCGGCCGGAACTCACCCCCGGCAGTACATTGTACCTGTAA
- a CDS encoding secondary thiamine-phosphate synthase enzyme YjbQ produces MKSFTEYLWFNTGKRREYVNITGQVAEAVEKSGIREGMVLVSAMHITAAVYVNDAEEGIIQDIDAMLERLAPFGPDYLHHRTGEDNGDAHLKSILVHHQVILPVTAGRLDLGPWQQVFYAEFDGRRRKRLVIKVIGI; encoded by the coding sequence GTGAAATCTTTTACCGAGTATCTCTGGTTCAATACCGGAAAGCGGCGCGAATACGTGAATATTACCGGTCAGGTTGCCGAAGCGGTTGAAAAGAGCGGGATACGGGAGGGGATGGTGCTGGTTTCCGCCATGCACATCACCGCCGCGGTCTACGTGAATGACGCCGAGGAAGGGATTATCCAGGACATCGATGCCATGCTCGAGCGCCTGGCGCCGTTCGGCCCCGATTATTTGCACCACCGCACCGGCGAGGACAACGGGGACGCGCACCTGAAGAGCATCCTGGTGCACCACCAGGTTATTCTGCCGGTCACCGCCGGGCGGCTTGACCTGGGGCCCTGGCAACAGGTGTTTTACGCCGAGTTCGACGGGCGCCGGCGCAAGCGGTTGGTAATCAAGGTGATCGGCATCTAG
- a CDS encoding metallopeptidase family protein: MRCLARLSLDEFTLLAEQLVDEVPPRLCRDLNGGFSVLPEEKREQEFFIMGEYIEDGMLGSFVVFYYGSFAAVLGDKPRESWEEELRETIWHELQHHLESLAGVDDLTREEMEALARFREGRLDGDS, from the coding sequence GTGAGATGTTTGGCCCGGCTGTCGCTGGACGAATTCACCTTGTTGGCCGAACAACTGGTCGATGAGGTTCCACCGCGTCTCTGCCGCGACCTGAACGGGGGATTTTCGGTGCTGCCTGAAGAGAAACGGGAACAGGAGTTTTTCATTATGGGGGAGTACATCGAGGACGGGATGCTCGGCAGCTTTGTGGTCTTCTACTACGGCTCCTTTGCGGCCGTCCTGGGGGATAAACCCCGGGAATCGTGGGAGGAAGAGCTGCGGGAGACGATTTGGCACGAATTGCAGCACCACCTGGAGTCCCTGGCGGGGGTGGACGATCTGACCCGCGAAGAAATGGAGGCGTTGGCCCGGTTCCGGGAGGGCCGTTTGGACGGGGACAGTTGA
- a CDS encoding metal ABC transporter substrate-binding protein — translation MFYRTRKTLAGLVCLLFVFAAGCGGPAETPQSPGPGKTVVIATIFPLADIAKNIGGDRVAVSTLLPRGASPHTFEPTPRQMEQVTGARVLIQVGAGLDDWAGKLAGVAGKDLLRVAVTEGLSLRAGGHQHAECAGHAHEHDHNACPAAETAAADPAYGFADPHVWLDPVLVRDEIAPRIFSALCQAAPEDADYFAANLESYQAELTVLHADLTALTAGFERRSFIAYHSAWGYFADRYGLVEAATVEEAPGKEPSPGWIMKVVETARAHQAGAIFAEPQFSTKAAEVIAAEYGARVLVLDPLGGEDIPGYDSYVNLMRSNAAVLAEGLSRVD, via the coding sequence GTGTTTTACCGGACAAGAAAGACATTGGCGGGGTTGGTCTGCCTGCTGTTCGTTTTCGCGGCCGGTTGCGGGGGTCCCGCCGAGACACCCCAATCACCGGGACCCGGCAAAACGGTGGTGATCGCCACCATTTTTCCGCTGGCCGATATTGCCAAGAACATCGGCGGCGACCGGGTAGCGGTGTCGACGCTTTTGCCCCGTGGGGCCAGTCCCCACACCTTTGAGCCGACACCGCGGCAGATGGAGCAGGTGACCGGCGCGCGGGTGCTCATCCAGGTGGGGGCCGGGCTCGACGACTGGGCCGGAAAGCTCGCCGGGGTGGCCGGCAAGGACCTCCTCCGGGTTGCAGTCACCGAGGGGCTGTCCCTGCGCGCGGGCGGGCACCAGCACGCGGAATGTGCGGGGCATGCCCATGAGCACGACCATAACGCCTGCCCGGCGGCGGAGACCGCTGCGGCAGACCCGGCGTACGGGTTCGCCGACCCGCACGTGTGGCTTGACCCGGTGCTGGTCCGGGACGAGATCGCCCCCCGCATTTTCTCCGCCCTTTGCCAGGCCGCGCCGGAGGATGCGGACTACTTCGCCGCCAATCTGGAATCCTACCAGGCTGAGCTGACCGTGCTGCACGCGGACCTGACCGCATTGACCGCCGGATTTGAGCGCCGCAGTTTCATCGCCTACCATTCGGCCTGGGGATACTTCGCCGACCGGTACGGGCTGGTGGAAGCGGCTACGGTCGAGGAAGCACCGGGCAAGGAGCCTTCTCCGGGCTGGATCATGAAGGTGGTGGAGACGGCCCGGGCCCACCAGGCCGGGGCGATTTTCGCCGAGCCCCAGTTCAGCACCAAGGCGGCCGAGGTGATCGCCGCCGAGTACGGCGCCCGGGTGTTGGTTTTGGACCCGCTCGGCGGGGAGGATATCCCCGGTTATGACAGCTACGTCAACCTCATGCGTTCGAATGCCGCCGTATTGGCCGAAGGTCTTTCCCGGGTGGACTAA
- a CDS encoding undecaprenyl-diphosphate phosphatase, whose translation MNPFEGIVMGIVQGLTEFLPVSSSAHLVLVPWLFGFETPGLVFDVALHLGTLVAVLVYFWRDWLRLVQAGSRGVGTADGRLFWFLVVATIPGVVVGYFLEDIVETTLRAPLLIGVLLIMMGGVLYLADRYGGQVKRLLDIRFGDAMAIGLSQALAIIPGVSRSGITMATARLRGVERAAAARFSFLLSTPIIFGAGLMQMLKMDPGLLNLSFVLGVFTSAVVGFLAIWFLISWVSRHSFNIFVIYRVLLGLTVIVIALLRG comes from the coding sequence TTGAATCCTTTTGAAGGTATTGTTATGGGCATCGTCCAGGGGCTCACCGAGTTTCTGCCGGTCTCCAGTTCCGCGCACCTGGTGCTGGTGCCGTGGCTTTTCGGATTCGAGACCCCCGGCCTCGTCTTTGATGTCGCCTTGCACCTCGGCACACTGGTGGCCGTGCTTGTTTACTTCTGGCGGGACTGGCTTCGCCTGGTCCAGGCGGGTAGCCGCGGCGTGGGCACCGCCGACGGCCGGTTGTTCTGGTTCCTGGTGGTGGCCACCATTCCCGGGGTCGTAGTCGGGTACTTCCTGGAGGACATCGTGGAGACCACCTTAAGGGCGCCTCTTTTAATCGGTGTTCTGCTGATCATGATGGGCGGCGTCCTGTACCTGGCCGACCGTTACGGCGGACAGGTCAAGCGGCTCCTGGACATCCGTTTCGGGGACGCCATGGCGATCGGGCTGTCGCAGGCGTTGGCCATTATCCCCGGAGTGTCACGGTCCGGAATCACCATGGCCACCGCCCGCCTGCGGGGCGTGGAACGGGCGGCAGCCGCGCGCTTCTCTTTCCTGCTGTCCACCCCGATCATCTTCGGCGCCGGCCTGATGCAGATGCTCAAAATGGACCCGGGGCTGTTGAACCTGTCCTTTGTCCTCGGGGTATTCACCTCGGCCGTGGTCGGATTTCTGGCCATCTGGTTTCTCATCAGCTGGGTTTCCCGGCACAGCTTCAACATCTTCGTCATTTACCGGGTGCTGCTCGGCCTGACCGTAATCGTCATCGCCCTGCTGCGGGGATAA
- a CDS encoding bifunctional nuclease family protein, which produces MIPVKVKQIAFDLSMNPVLLLVDDDELKVLPIWIGHFEAHAIAVALEGGSAPRPLTHDLLKTLCDEFGGTVTKVVISDVREGTYYAQLHILKKDSPAIVDARPSDAVALALRSVAPIFISEKVADYTLAAEEVFSEERQEELRKILEKAQDAAKKSLH; this is translated from the coding sequence GTGATCCCGGTGAAAGTGAAGCAAATTGCCTTTGACCTCTCCATGAATCCCGTGCTTCTGCTGGTCGATGACGACGAACTGAAGGTATTGCCGATCTGGATCGGCCACTTCGAAGCCCACGCCATCGCCGTGGCCCTGGAGGGTGGCTCAGCCCCGCGCCCGCTCACCCACGACCTTCTGAAGACCTTGTGCGATGAGTTCGGTGGAACCGTAACCAAAGTGGTGATCAGTGATGTCCGCGAGGGCACCTACTACGCCCAGCTCCATATTCTGAAGAAGGATTCCCCGGCGATCGTGGACGCCCGCCCCAGCGACGCTGTGGCTCTGGCTTTAAGAAGCGTTGCCCCCATATTCATCAGCGAGAAGGTGGCGGATTACACCCTGGCGGCGGAAGAAGTGTTCAGCGAGGAGCGCCAGGAGGAACTCAGAAAAATCCTGGAGAAGGCCCAGGACGCGGCCAAGAAATCACTGCACTAA
- a CDS encoding FtsK/SpoIIIE family DNA translocase has translation MGLYRQLKREIRYEVLGLILAAVAVLTLLSLYSSSVGVFGSLVGRGCRVLAGEGAFVLPLLAGYWGLKLLRDRNPARYPGKIYGSLVGLLVFVTTLHLVLVSPEGSFRTVVGAGVNGDGGGVLGAILSWLVFNWFGYVGSVIILVAAGLAAFTLFTELPVSALGKRVGQRLAGGARRGWGRVQNFVYTDERPVAGPEPLIVDHTVVKPEPPAVRNETPERAKEKRAGSTREEPAERPQQVSLNEITSYRVPPVDILSRPRVKGAVKKAEDIAANVHILEETLESFGVKAKVVQVSRGPAITRYEVQPAAGVKVSRIVSLADDISLAMTAPGVRIEAPIPGKAAVGIEVPNKEIALVPLRDLLETKEFKQSASRLTLALGKDIAGSPVIADLAMMPHLLIAGATGAGKSVCLNTLICSLLFKSGPEEVKLLLIDPKMVELTNYNGIPHLLSPVVTNPKKAAISLKWLVREMERRYELFAAAGVRDIGRYNSVLRTHDPGEERVHLPLIVVVIDELADLMMVAPSDVEDSIVRLAQMARAAGIHLVIATQRPSVDVITGLIKANILSRISFAVSSQIDSRTILDIGGAEKLLGRGDMLYLAAGSSKPIRVQGAFLSDKDVEVLVDFLRKQAVPEFDEELFDGPEEEEESGSGDELFPRAVEIIVRTGHASISLLQRRMHIGYARAARLIDAMEKKGIVGGFEGSKPRAVLMSPEQYQQYFREHCQIDRK, from the coding sequence TTGGGCCTTTACCGTCAGCTCAAACGAGAGATCCGGTACGAAGTGCTGGGCTTGATCCTGGCCGCGGTGGCCGTATTGACCCTCTTGAGCCTGTACAGTTCCTCGGTGGGCGTGTTCGGCAGTCTGGTGGGCCGCGGGTGCCGGGTGCTGGCCGGGGAGGGAGCCTTCGTGCTCCCCCTGCTCGCCGGGTACTGGGGGTTGAAGCTGCTCCGGGACCGCAACCCGGCCCGGTACCCCGGTAAGATCTACGGCAGCCTGGTGGGGCTTTTGGTGTTTGTGACCACGTTGCACCTGGTGCTGGTTTCACCCGAGGGCAGTTTCCGGACCGTGGTCGGTGCGGGCGTGAACGGGGATGGGGGCGGGGTGTTGGGTGCCATATTGAGCTGGCTGGTTTTCAACTGGTTCGGCTACGTTGGAAGTGTGATCATCCTGGTGGCCGCCGGCCTAGCGGCGTTTACCCTGTTTACGGAACTGCCGGTGTCGGCGCTGGGGAAACGCGTGGGACAGCGTTTGGCGGGCGGTGCCCGCAGGGGGTGGGGCCGCGTTCAGAACTTCGTCTACACCGATGAGCGGCCGGTGGCCGGTCCGGAGCCGTTGATTGTGGACCACACCGTGGTCAAACCGGAACCGCCGGCTGTGCGTAATGAGACGCCCGAACGGGCAAAGGAGAAACGCGCCGGCTCTACCCGGGAGGAACCGGCCGAACGACCCCAGCAGGTTTCCCTCAACGAGATTACTTCGTACCGCGTCCCGCCGGTGGACATCCTCTCGCGCCCCCGGGTGAAGGGCGCGGTGAAGAAGGCCGAGGATATTGCCGCGAACGTGCACATTTTGGAGGAAACGCTGGAGAGCTTCGGGGTTAAAGCGAAAGTGGTACAGGTCTCGCGAGGGCCCGCGATCACCCGGTACGAGGTTCAGCCGGCCGCGGGCGTCAAGGTGAGCCGGATCGTCAGCCTAGCCGACGACATTTCCCTGGCGATGACCGCCCCGGGGGTGCGGATCGAGGCGCCGATCCCCGGAAAGGCGGCGGTGGGGATTGAAGTGCCGAACAAGGAAATTGCCTTGGTCCCGCTCCGGGATCTCCTGGAGACCAAGGAGTTCAAACAATCCGCCTCCCGCCTGACCCTGGCCCTCGGTAAGGACATCGCCGGAAGCCCGGTGATCGCGGACCTGGCGATGATGCCGCACCTCTTAATCGCTGGCGCCACCGGTGCGGGGAAAAGTGTCTGTCTTAACACGCTCATCTGCAGCCTCCTGTTCAAGAGTGGCCCTGAGGAAGTAAAGCTTTTGCTGATCGACCCGAAAATGGTTGAACTAACCAACTACAATGGTATTCCGCACCTTTTGTCGCCGGTGGTGACCAATCCCAAAAAGGCGGCGATCTCCCTGAAGTGGTTGGTGCGGGAGATGGAACGGCGCTACGAGTTGTTCGCGGCGGCGGGAGTCCGCGACATCGGGCGGTACAACAGTGTGTTGCGGACTCACGACCCCGGGGAGGAACGCGTCCACCTGCCGCTGATCGTGGTGGTGATTGACGAACTCGCGGACTTGATGATGGTTGCGCCCAGCGACGTTGAGGATTCCATTGTCCGGCTGGCCCAGATGGCCCGGGCCGCCGGGATCCACCTGGTGATTGCCACCCAGCGCCCGTCGGTGGACGTAATCACCGGGTTGATCAAGGCGAACATTCTCTCCCGGATTTCCTTCGCCGTTTCGTCCCAGATCGACTCACGCACTATCCTGGATATCGGGGGCGCCGAGAAATTGCTAGGCCGTGGGGACATGCTCTATCTGGCCGCCGGCAGCTCAAAACCGATCCGGGTTCAGGGCGCCTTTCTGTCGGACAAGGACGTGGAGGTGCTGGTCGACTTCCTGAGAAAGCAGGCGGTGCCGGAGTTCGATGAGGAACTGTTCGACGGGCCGGAAGAGGAGGAGGAATCCGGGTCCGGGGACGAATTGTTCCCCCGGGCGGTGGAAATTATCGTGCGGACCGGCCACGCGTCCATTTCCCTGCTGCAGCGCCGCATGCACATCGGGTACGCGCGGGCGGCCCGGCTGATTGACGCCATGGAAAAGAAAGGTATCGTGGGGGGGTTTGAAGGAAGCAAACCCCGGGCGGTCTTGATGAGTCCCGAACAGTACCAGCAATACTTCCGGGAACATTGCCAAATTGACCGAAAATAG
- a CDS encoding helix-turn-helix domain-containing protein: MSLGQSLREARKARGLSLDLAEEETKIRKKYLAALEEEQYHVLPGRVYAKAFLRTYARFLGLDVDSVMAEFQAQNPLEAREAAAENGPSVPVEERKKSVIRSLLLLAGVIVLLVTFNSLYGAVRGGWSVSEEPSGPDIGVQNPLPVEPEPVPVEEPPAVAEGLDLVLQVVGGSCWMRVAVDGEQAFEGTVPAGQALSFEADEAISLRLGNAGAVLVQLNGEDLGYLGQRGEVVSREFTVEG; encoded by the coding sequence TTGTCCCTGGGACAGTCTCTGAGAGAAGCGCGGAAGGCCCGCGGCCTTTCCCTTGACCTCGCCGAAGAGGAAACCAAAATCCGCAAGAAGTACCTGGCCGCCCTGGAGGAGGAGCAGTACCATGTGTTGCCGGGCAGGGTCTACGCCAAGGCTTTCCTGCGCACCTATGCCCGCTTTCTGGGGTTGGATGTGGACTCCGTGATGGCCGAGTTTCAGGCGCAGAATCCCCTGGAGGCCAGGGAAGCGGCGGCCGAGAACGGACCCAGCGTTCCGGTGGAAGAAAGGAAGAAGTCGGTGATTAGAAGTCTTTTGCTGTTGGCCGGGGTGATCGTCCTGTTGGTGACCTTCAATTCGCTTTACGGAGCGGTACGAGGCGGCTGGTCGGTTTCCGAAGAGCCCTCCGGTCCGGACATCGGTGTGCAAAACCCGCTTCCCGTTGAGCCGGAGCCGGTTCCCGTGGAAGAACCGCCGGCGGTTGCCGAGGGACTGGACCTGGTGCTTCAGGTAGTGGGCGGCTCCTGCTGGATGCGGGTCGCCGTCGATGGTGAACAGGCCTTCGAGGGTACGGTACCCGCTGGGCAAGCATTGAGTTTCGAGGCGGACGAGGCCATCAGTCTCAGACTCGGCAACGCCGGAGCCGTACTGGTTCAACTGAACGGTGAGGATCTGGGGTACCTGGGACAGCGGGGCGAGGTTGTAAGCCGTGAATTCACCGTGGAAGGCTGA
- the rimO gene encoding 30S ribosomal protein S12 methylthiotransferase RimO has product MNSPWKAEASRIALVSLGCDKNRVDGEVMLGLLERAGYQITAELEADIILVNTCAFIQDAKQESIEAILETARYRGNGRCRVLLATGCLAQRYPDELLRDIPELDGVVGTGEVGRVVDIVRRAATGERVREVGPPGFLGREVLPRVPSGSPFTAYLKISEGCDNRCLYCVIPQLRGPYRSREASVLVREARALAARGAREIVLVAQDTTRYGSDLKERTSLTDLVSRLAALEGVAWIRLLYCYPSGITFELVELMAREPRLCRYLDIPLQHASDRVLRRMGRSTMSYDLRKLILFLRSAIPGLTIRSTFMVGFPGETEADFEELLGFLKAMKLDRAGFFAYSREEGTPAARMPDQVPPEVKRERLERAAAVQREVSRALNRARVGSEVTVLVEGRKGEQYYGRSEADAPDIDGRVFLSAASDLEPGTFVRARITGAGPYDLRARVLSTLP; this is encoded by the coding sequence GTGAATTCACCGTGGAAGGCTGAGGCTTCCCGGATAGCCCTGGTGAGTCTGGGTTGTGACAAGAACCGGGTGGACGGCGAGGTGATGCTGGGACTGCTGGAGCGGGCCGGCTATCAAATCACGGCTGAGCTGGAGGCCGACATTATCCTGGTGAACACGTGCGCCTTCATCCAAGACGCCAAGCAGGAATCCATTGAAGCCATTCTCGAGACGGCCCGGTACCGGGGAAACGGCCGCTGCCGGGTGCTCCTGGCGACCGGCTGCTTGGCCCAGCGGTATCCGGACGAGTTGCTGCGGGATATTCCCGAACTGGACGGGGTGGTGGGCACCGGCGAGGTGGGCCGGGTGGTGGATATCGTGCGGCGGGCGGCGACCGGAGAAAGAGTCCGGGAAGTCGGTCCGCCTGGTTTTTTGGGCCGTGAAGTGCTGCCGCGCGTGCCCAGCGGGTCACCGTTCACCGCCTACCTGAAAATCAGTGAGGGTTGCGACAACCGTTGCCTGTACTGCGTTATTCCTCAGTTACGCGGTCCTTACCGCAGCCGGGAAGCGTCCGTTCTGGTCCGGGAGGCGCGGGCCCTGGCGGCCCGGGGAGCCCGGGAAATCGTGCTTGTGGCCCAGGACACCACCCGGTACGGTTCGGACCTGAAAGAACGGACGAGCCTGACTGATTTGGTTTCCCGACTGGCGGCTCTGGAGGGAGTGGCGTGGATCCGTCTGCTCTACTGCTACCCGAGCGGGATCACCTTCGAGCTGGTGGAGTTGATGGCCCGAGAGCCACGTCTTTGCCGGTATTTGGACATCCCGCTGCAGCACGCCAGTGACCGGGTGCTGCGCCGGATGGGCCGGAGCACAATGAGTTACGACCTGCGCAAGCTGATCCTTTTTCTGCGCAGCGCCATTCCCGGCTTAACCATCCGCTCGACGTTCATGGTCGGTTTTCCGGGTGAAACGGAAGCCGACTTCGAGGAGTTGCTCGGATTTCTCAAGGCGATGAAGCTGGACCGGGCGGGGTTTTTCGCCTATTCCCGGGAAGAAGGCACTCCGGCGGCGCGGATGCCGGATCAGGTACCGCCGGAGGTTAAACGGGAGCGGCTGGAGCGGGCCGCGGCGGTGCAGCGGGAAGTGTCCCGCGCGCTGAACCGTGCCCGGGTGGGTTCCGAGGTGACCGTACTCGTGGAGGGCCGCAAAGGCGAACAATACTACGGGCGGTCCGAGGCGGACGCCCCCGATATTGACGGCCGGGTGTTCCTGAGCGCGGCGAGCGACCTGGAACCGGGAACTTTCGTGCGCGCCCGCATCACCGGAGCCGGGCCCTATGACCTGCGGGCCCGGGTTCTTTCCACTCTCCCCTGA